From the genome of Vulgatibacter sp.:
ACCGTGCCGGCGCGGACCATGTGGTCGTACTGCCGGTAGATCCACTCCTTCGAGGCGATGGTCGGCCGCGCCATCATCTTCTCGAGCACGTCGTCCAGGGTCTTCGGCTGCGGGAGCGTCTCCGGCTGGAAGTCCTGGAGGATGTCGAGCTCCATCGGCCGCTTGCGGGGGCGGTCGTAGACCGGCGCGCCCTCGGTGAGCGGGTCGATGGGCAGGTCGCCGGCGAGCTCGCCGTGCCAGAAGAGCTTGAGGTGGCCGGAGTCGGTCACGCTGCCCACCACGGCTGCGTCGAGGTCCCACTTCTCGAAGATGCGCAGGACGTCCTGCTCGCGGCCTTCCTTCGCCACGATGAGCATGCGCTCCTGCGACTCGGAGAGCATGATCTCGTAGGGCGTCATCCCCGTCTCGCGCATCGGCACGCGGTCGAGGTGCATGTCGAGGCCGTTGCCGGCCCGGCCCGCCATCTCCACCGACGACGAGGTGAGGCCGGCGGCGCCCATGTCCTGGATGCCGACGATGGCGTCGGTCTTCATCAGCTCGAGGCAGGCCTCGAGGAGGAGCTTCTCCACGAAGGGATCGCCCACCTGCACCGTGGGGCGCTTCTCCTCGGTCTTCTCGTCGAACTCCGCCGACGCCATGGTGGCGCCGTGGATGCCGTCGCGGCCGGTCTTGGCGCCGACGTAGATCACCGGATTGCCGACGCCCGAGGCGTTGCCGCGGAAGATCTTGTCGGAGTCGAGGACGCCGAGGGTGAAGGCGTTGACGAGGCAGTTGCCGTTGTAGCTCTCGTCGAACATCACCTCGCCGCCGACGGTGGGCACGCCGATGGCGTTGCCGTAGCCGGCGATGCCGGCGGTCACGCCTTCGACCAGGTAGGCGGTCTTCTGGTGCGAGGGATCGCCGAAGCGCAAGGAGTTGAGCGAGGCGATGGGCCGCGCGCCCATGGTGAAGACGTCGCGGAGGATGCCGCCCACGCCGGTGGCCGCGCCCTGGTAGGGCTCGATGTAGCTCGGGTGGTTGTGGCTCTCCATCTTGAAGGCCACCGCCTGCCCGTCGCCGATGTCCACCACGCCGGCGTTCTCGCCGGGGCCCTGGAGCACGCGGGGGCCGCTGGTGGGGAAGCCCTTCAAGTGCTTGCGCGACGACTTGTAGGAGCAGTGCTCGCTCCACATCACCGAGAAGATGCCGAGCTCGAGGAGGTTGGGCGTGCGGCCCATGTGCTCCTTGATCCGCTCGTACTCGTCGGCTTTCAGCCCGTGGGTCGCCACGATGTCGGGCGTGATCTCGCTGCTCATCGTGCTGCTCCCATCAGAGACTCGAAGATCTTCTTGCCGTCCTCGCCACCGAGCACGCCTTCGCAGAGCCGCTCGGGGTGGGGCATCATCCCGAGCACGTTCTTCTGCTCGTTGACGATGCCGGCGATGTTGTTGCGGGCGCCGTTCGGATTGGCGTTGGCGGTGACGCGGCCGTCCGCCTCCACGTAGCGGAAGACGACCTGGCCGTTCCCCTCAAGGCTCTCGAGCCCCTCGTCGTCGAGGAAGTAGTTGCCTTCCGCGTGGGCGATGGGGATCCGCAGCAGGCTGCCCTTCTCGATCGTGCGGGTGAAGGGCGTCTCGCTGGTCTCGGTGCGCAGCCACACGTCCTTGCACACGAATTTGAGCGAGTCGTTGCGGCGCATCGCGCCGGGCAGCAGCCCCGCCTCGAGCAGGATCTGGAAGCCGTTGCAGATGCCGAGGACCTTGCCGCCCTTCTTCGCGAAGGCCACCACCTCCTCCATCACCGGAGAGAAGCGGGCGATCGCGCCGGAGCGCAAATAGTCGCCGTACGAGAAGCCGCCGGGGAGGACCACGCAATCGAGGCCCGAGAGGTCCCGGTCCTTGTGCCAGATGAAGCGCGCGTCCGCGCCCATCACGTGTTTCACCGCGTGGTAGGCGTCGTGATCGCAATTCGATCCGGGGAAGACGACGATGCCGAAGCGCACAGGGCTCTCCTTTGCTCGGAGCGAGCAGTCGTCAGGAACCGACGATCTCGATGCGGAAATCCTCGATCACCGTGTTGGCCAGCAGCCGCTGGCACATCTCGGTGAGGCGCTCCTTCGCGCGGGCGGGATCGGTCTCGTCGATTTCCACCTCGACGTACTTCCCGAGGCGCACGTCCTGCACCTCCTCGTAACCCATGGTCGCAAGGGAGCGGGCGACGGCCTTACCCTGGGGATCGAGGACCCCTCGCTTCAACGTGACGTAGACGCGGGCGTGCATCCGAGTGCCTCCTCGTTCGCCCCCGCGGGAGGGGGGCGGAGTCGGCGCGGCCTATAGCACGGGGCGGGCGCCATGCGAAGGCCGTTCGGGGTCCCGCCGGGGCGGGTGGGCGGACCGGG
Proteins encoded in this window:
- the purS gene encoding phosphoribosylformylglycinamidine synthase subunit PurS, with amino-acid sequence MHARVYVTLKRGVLDPQGKAVARSLATMGYEEVQDVRLGKYVEVEIDETDPARAKERLTEMCQRLLANTVIEDFRIEIVGS
- the purQ gene encoding phosphoribosylformylglycinamidine synthase subunit PurQ, whose protein sequence is MRFGIVVFPGSNCDHDAYHAVKHVMGADARFIWHKDRDLSGLDCVVLPGGFSYGDYLRSGAIARFSPVMEEVVAFAKKGGKVLGICNGFQILLEAGLLPGAMRRNDSLKFVCKDVWLRTETSETPFTRTIEKGSLLRIPIAHAEGNYFLDDEGLESLEGNGQVVFRYVEADGRVTANANPNGARNNIAGIVNEQKNVLGMMPHPERLCEGVLGGEDGKKIFESLMGAAR
- the purL gene encoding phosphoribosylformylglycinamidine synthase subunit PurL produces the protein MSSEITPDIVATHGLKADEYERIKEHMGRTPNLLELGIFSVMWSEHCSYKSSRKHLKGFPTSGPRVLQGPGENAGVVDIGDGQAVAFKMESHNHPSYIEPYQGAATGVGGILRDVFTMGARPIASLNSLRFGDPSHQKTAYLVEGVTAGIAGYGNAIGVPTVGGEVMFDESYNGNCLVNAFTLGVLDSDKIFRGNASGVGNPVIYVGAKTGRDGIHGATMASAEFDEKTEEKRPTVQVGDPFVEKLLLEACLELMKTDAIVGIQDMGAAGLTSSSVEMAGRAGNGLDMHLDRVPMRETGMTPYEIMLSESQERMLIVAKEGREQDVLRIFEKWDLDAAVVGSVTDSGHLKLFWHGELAGDLPIDPLTEGAPVYDRPRKRPMELDILQDFQPETLPQPKTLDDVLEKMMARPTIASKEWIYRQYDHMVRAGTVVRPGGDAAVVRVDSKGDKGVALSVDCPSRMVYLDPYEGGRLTVAEACRNVSVVGGEPVGLTDCLNFGNPERPEIMWQFAEAVRGIADACRELDVPVVSGNVSLYNETEGRAVLPTPSCAVVGLVPNVNKVSTPWWKAEGHEIALLGQNTGEAGGSEYLKAIFDKTAGLPPRLDMAREKAVQAAVRKLVRAELVASAHDCAEGGIAVALAECCIGGKAFGAKVKVPGSARADLLLFAEDPSRVVISYEPAKRAEVERIAKEAGAPFTVLGTVGGESLVIEGALTASVDRLAWAHRSSLPKMLGMADEHYPPEIASTAAPV